Proteins encoded by one window of Salvia splendens isolate huo1 chromosome 5, SspV2, whole genome shotgun sequence:
- the LOC121802737 gene encoding ATP synthase mitochondrial F1 complex assembly factor 2-like isoform X1 — protein sequence MASWIVGKALNPCALRTLTSSARRFSVAVASGDSESEQSSFTFSSKDPKPGEGDDTIYVKGRERASDSVSMPMSFMTGSIVGKRFYNEVTTKEADDGIGWRVMLDYRTLKTPSKRNLKCPTLALAKAIAAEWEYQQTDGIRPFTMPLMKLACTALERVPVTRPKVIGNLMQKFHQDLVFCRAPQDNDLTRDLRELQVEKFGPLIKWVELEFGFKPVMYTSFFGGKQEEGLVKAFENVLKKADDYELAAIDAIAAAAHSLIIAVGMFRGKLSIEQTIELIRLEEDLQVDRWGLVEGGHDLDIADLRVQISSAAVFLGLSRKH from the exons ATGGCATCATGGATTGTCGGAAAAGCCCTAAATCCCTGCGCTCTGAGAACCCTCACCTCCTCCGCGCGCCGCTTCAGTGTCGCGGTGGCATCCGGCGACTCCGAGAGCGAACAGTCATCATTCACCTTCTCCTCCAAAGATCCAAAACCCGGCGAGGGAGACGACACAATATACGTGAAGGGGCGGGAAAGGGCGTCCGATTCTGTGAGCATGCCGATGTCGTTCATGACTGGCTCGATTGTCGGAAAACGATTCTACAATGAGGTGACGACAAAAGAAGCTGACGACGGGATTGGGTGGAGAGTCATGCTGGATTACAGGACGCTCAAAACCCCCTCCAAGAGGAATCTCAAGTGCCCAACCCTAGCTCTGGCTAAGGCCATTGCAGCTGAGTGGGAGTACCAG CAAACAGATGGAATTAGACCATTTACGATGCCTCTGATGAAGCTTGCTTGTACTGCATTGGAAAGAGTACCGGTCACTAGGCCAAAGGTAATTGGAAATCTGATGCAAAAGTTCCATCAAGATCTGGTATTTTGTCGTGCTCCCCAAGACAATGATCTTACAAGGGATCTCCGAG AATTGCAGGTGGAGAAATTCGGTCCCCTAATTAAATGGGTGGAATTGGAATTTGGCTTTAAGCCTGTTATGTACACGAGTTTCTTTGGTGGAAAGCAGGAAGAGGGTCTTGTTAAGGCTTTTGAGAACGTTCTTAAGAAAGCGGATGATTATGAACTAGCTGCAATCGATGCAATTGCTGCAGCTGCACACTCTTTGATCATTGCAGTTGGCATGTTTCGTGGTAAGTTGAGCATTGAGCAAACGATTGAGTTGATAAGACTGGAGGAAGATTTACAGGTTGATAGGTGGGGTTTGGTTGAAGGGGGCCATGATCTTGAT
- the LOC121802737 gene encoding ATP synthase mitochondrial F1 complex assembly factor 2-like isoform X2: MASWIVGKALNPCALRTLTSSARRFSVAVASGDSESEQSSFTFSSKDPKPGEGDDTIYVKGRERASDSVSMPMSFMTGSIVGKRFYNEVTTKEADDGIGWRVMLDYRTLKTPSKRNLKCPTLALAKAIAAEWEYQQTDGIRPFTMPLMKLACTALERVPVTRPKVIGNLMQKFHQDLVFCRAPQDNDLTRDLRELQVEKFGPLIKWVELEFGFKPVMYTSFFGGKQEEGLVKAFENVLKKADDYELAAIDAIAAAAHSLIIAVGMFRDQGSPLQHWMQTGGCVVISQ, encoded by the exons ATGGCATCATGGATTGTCGGAAAAGCCCTAAATCCCTGCGCTCTGAGAACCCTCACCTCCTCCGCGCGCCGCTTCAGTGTCGCGGTGGCATCCGGCGACTCCGAGAGCGAACAGTCATCATTCACCTTCTCCTCCAAAGATCCAAAACCCGGCGAGGGAGACGACACAATATACGTGAAGGGGCGGGAAAGGGCGTCCGATTCTGTGAGCATGCCGATGTCGTTCATGACTGGCTCGATTGTCGGAAAACGATTCTACAATGAGGTGACGACAAAAGAAGCTGACGACGGGATTGGGTGGAGAGTCATGCTGGATTACAGGACGCTCAAAACCCCCTCCAAGAGGAATCTCAAGTGCCCAACCCTAGCTCTGGCTAAGGCCATTGCAGCTGAGTGGGAGTACCAG CAAACAGATGGAATTAGACCATTTACGATGCCTCTGATGAAGCTTGCTTGTACTGCATTGGAAAGAGTACCGGTCACTAGGCCAAAGGTAATTGGAAATCTGATGCAAAAGTTCCATCAAGATCTGGTATTTTGTCGTGCTCCCCAAGACAATGATCTTACAAGGGATCTCCGAG AATTGCAGGTGGAGAAATTCGGTCCCCTAATTAAATGGGTGGAATTGGAATTTGGCTTTAAGCCTGTTATGTACACGAGTTTCTTTGGTGGAAAGCAGGAAGAGGGTCTTGTTAAGGCTTTTGAGAACGTTCTTAAGAAAGCGGATGATTATGAACTAGCTGCAATCGATGCAATTGCTGCAGCTGCACACTCTTTGATCATTGCAGTTGGCATGTTTCGTG
- the LOC121804150 gene encoding uncharacterized protein LOC121804150, with translation MTPQESIRGAWERFKGLMKRCPNHGLNPTHQVLAFYRGCLPEAKRELNLSAGGSLLKKGEAEAMEVIERVTSNDEGWNNEKSNIHRVASAAESSHMDSMYKQMELLHKKIDLMGMGPAIQEQKEGVEDVSYIHQGGNRYYNNSRPNQGGGGYNHFGNKAHPNLSYGNPNNALQPPPGFTVSQGMITEPQNKSSEDILNAFMIQSHKNMEHTNQRLEKVENNMHGMAGHMKSLETQMSQIAQVVGQLHQSGQFPSTTVPNPKDCKAIYLRSGTSYESPPMPELEAKEVPEEKEEEEIEVEAPLMQPEVQPKRVHLNIPLIEALQQMPGYLKFLKQIVSKKKRLVDYETVNLTENCSAIIQEKMPAKMKDPGSFNISCVIGNDRQTKTLYDLGASINLMPLSFFRKLKFGVLKPTTFTLQMADKSVKYPNGLLENVLVRVNDFIFPVDFVVLDMKEDPNVPLILGRPFLATGKALIDVTKGELTLRHGNKTVILSLLDKMKRHEVEESKRVEEVPLKVEECKMIQAAHVRARDDEVENPLEEIFMPEWMFEDEHGLGVKR, from the exons ATGACTCCCCAAGAGAGTATCCGAGGAGCTTGGGAAAGATTCAAGGGGCTGATGAAGAGGTGCCCCAATCATGGGCTGAATCCGACGCATCAAGTCCTAGCATTCTATAGGGGGTGTCTGCCTGAAGCAAAGCGCGAACTGAACTTGAGCGCAGGGGGGTCATTGCTAAAGAAGGGAGAAGCAGAGGCCATGGAGGTGATTGAGAGAGTGACCTCTAATGATGAAGGCTGGAACAACGAGAAGAGCAACATACACAGAGTAGCCTCTGCCGCAGAGAGCAGCCATATGGACAGCATGTATAAACAAATGGAGCTCCTCCACAAGAAGATAGATCTCATGGGGATGGGACCGGCTATACAGGAGCAGAAAGAGGGTGTAGAGGATGTTAGCTACATACACCAAGGGGGCAATAGATACTATAACAACTCCCGCCCCAATCAAGGGGGTGGAGGTTACAATCATTTTGGGAACAAGGCGCATCCTAACCTATCATATGGGAACCCCAACAATGCCCTTCAACCACCACCGGGGTTCACAGTTTCTCAAGGAATGATCACTGAGCCGCAGAACAAAAGTTCAGAGGACATATTGAATGCATTCATGATTCAGTCACACAAGAACATGGAGCATACCAATCAAAGGCTAGAGAAAGTTGAGAATAATATGCATGGCATGGCAGGACATATGAAGAGCCTGGAGACGCAGATGAGTCAGATTGCCCAAGTCGTGGGACAATTACATCAATCGGGGCAATTCCCAAGCACTACAGTTCCAAATCCAAAAGACTGCAAGGCAATCTACTTAAGGAGTGGGACAAGCTATGAGAGTCCTCCTATGCCCGAGTTGGAAGCTAAAGAAGTGCccgaagagaaagaagaagaggagattgAGGTGGAAGCACCTCTTATGCAGCCCGAGGTTCAACCCAAG AGAGTGCACCTCAATATTCCTCTTATTGAGGCTCTCCAACAAATGCCCGGCTACCTCAAGTTTTTGAAACAGATTGTGTCCAAGAAGAAGAGGTTGGTTGATTATGAAACCGTAAACTTGACCGAGAATTGTAGTGCAATCATCCAAGAAAAGATGCCGGCAAAGATGAAAGATCCGGGGAGCTTTAACATTTCTTGTGTGATCGGGAATGATAGGCAAACTAAGACCTTGTATGACTTAGGGGCAAGCATAAATCTCATGCCTTTAAGCTTCTTCCGAAAGTTGAAATTTGGTGTCTTGAAGCCAACTACATTTACCCTTCAAATGGCGGATAAATCTGTCAAATACCCGAATGGACTCCTTGAGAATGTATTAGTAAGGGTGAATGATTTTATCTTCCCcgtggattttgttgttttggacaTGAAGGAGGATCCAAATGTCCCTCTCATCCTTGGAAGACCATTCCTAGCAACTGGAAAAGCTCTAATTGACGTCACTAAGGGAGAACTCACCCTTAGGCATGGAAACAAGACGGTCATTCTCTCCTTGTTGGACAAGATGAAACGTCATGAAGTGGAAGAGTCCAAGAGAGTGGAAGAGGTGCCCTTAAAAGTTGAAGAGTGCAAGATGATACAAGCGGCACATGTGAGGGCTAGGGATGATGAGGTTGAGAATCCTTTGGAGGAAATATTTATGCCTGAATGGATGTTTGAAGATGAACATGGATTGGGGGTAAAAAGATGA